ACCACCGTCACCCCGGGCCTGACCCGGGGTCCCGCTGCCTTAAATAACGGTGGAAAAGAAGCGGGACCCCGGCTCAAGGCCGGGATGACGTATGTTCGTACGGTGAAGGTGGCTTAGAACGCCAGCGGCGCGTCCAGTTCCTTCACCTGCCAGGGCAGGCCGTGCTTGTTCAGCATGTCCATGAACGGATCGGGATCGAACTGTTCGATGTTGAACACGCCGCCGCCTTCGCCTTCTGGGGCCTTCCACGCGCCGGTCAGCATCATGGCCGCGCCGATCATCGCGGGGACGCCGGTGGTGTAGCTGACGGCCTGATTGCCGGTTTCGGCATAGGCATCCTCATGGTCGCAGACCTGATAGACATAGACGGTCTTTTCCTGACCATCCTTCTGGCCGGTGGCGATGTCGCCGATATTGGTCTTGCCCTTGGTGGTGGAACCCAGGCTCGACGGTTCAGGCAGCACGGCTTTGAGGAACTGGAGCGGAATGATTTCCTGCCCATTGTAAATGACCGGATCGATCCGGGTCATGCCGACATTCTGGAGCACTTCGAGATGCTTGAGATAGGCGTCGCCGAACGTCATCCAGAAGCGGATACGCTTGATTTCGGGGTAGAATTTAGCGAGGCTTTCCAGTTCCTCATGATACATGAGGTACATGTTCTTCGGCCCCACCTGATCGAAGTCGAACTGCTGCTTGTGGCTGAGCGCCGGGCCTTCGACCCATTCGCCATTGGCCCAGTGACGCGACGGGGCGGTCACTTCGCGGATGTTGATTTCCGGGTTGAAGTTGGTGGCGAAATGTTGGCCATGGTCGCCGCCATTGCAGTCGAGAATGTCGAGCGTGTCGATGGTGTCGAGCAGATGCTTCTTGATATAGCTGGCAAAGACGCTGGTGACGCCGGGGTCGAAACCAGAACCCAGCAACGCCATGATGCCCGCTTCCTTGAACCGTTCCTGATAGGCCCATTGCCAGCTATATTCGAACTTGGGCGTGTCGCGAGGTTCGTAATTGGCGGTGTCGAGATAGTCCGTCTTCGTAGCGAGGCAGGCGTCCATGATCGCCAGATCCTGATAGGGCAGGGCCAGGTTCACGACCAGTTTGGGCTGGACCTTTTCGATCAGCGCAATCGTCTCTGCGACATTGTCAGCATCGACCTGCGCCACGTCGAT
This window of the Sphingobium sp. CR2-8 genome carries:
- a CDS encoding saccharopine dehydrogenase family protein; protein product: MSKVLVIGAGGVGSVAVHKMAMNPDIFSHITLASRRIVSCEKVAELVKARTGVTIDVAQVDADNVAETIALIEKVQPKLVVNLALPYQDLAIMDACLATKTDYLDTANYEPRDTPKFEYSWQWAYQERFKEAGIMALLGSGFDPGVTSVFASYIKKHLLDTIDTLDILDCNGGDHGQHFATNFNPEINIREVTAPSRHWANGEWVEGPALSHKQQFDFDQVGPKNMYLMYHEELESLAKFYPEIKRIRFWMTFGDAYLKHLEVLQNVGMTRIDPVIYNGQEIIPLQFLKAVLPEPSSLGSTTKGKTNIGDIATGQKDGQEKTVYVYQVCDHEDAYAETGNQAVSYTTGVPAMIGAAMMLTGAWKAPEGEGGGVFNIEQFDPDPFMDMLNKHGLPWQVKELDAPLAF